Below is a genomic region from candidate division KSB1 bacterium.
ATACCAATGGGCGGTAGATCAGCGGGTGAGGGATAAAATCAAGCCTCGCCAGCTATCGCAACAGGCCTTGTCTGAAGCAAAAGATGCCTCGGTCTATTTGAGTGACTTCCAGCCCGATTCAGTGAATCAGTGGACGGGCGTTCCCGAGCTGGATCGAAATTTCTGGGGACGGCCATTTCGAATCCAAGGGAAAGAGTTCAAAAAAGGGATCGGCGTTTTCCCCAATTCTGAATTGATCTATCGGCTCGATGGCCAATGGAAAATGTTTTCCGCTATCGTTTCAGCGGATTTGAATCCCTATTGCAATTTGAAAAAGGGAGATTATCGAGGCGGGAAAATCCAATTTGGCGTTTACGGTGATGGCGATGAACTTTTCGCCAGTCGGGTCATTGATGCGAATTCCGAGCCCCAGGAAATTGAAATTCCCGTTGCGGGGATTCAGACTTTGAAATTGGTGGTCCGCACGCAGGACTGGCTGCCCTATTTTGGGCAGTGTGGGAATTGGGTTCGAGCGAAGGCGGTTAGGTAACTGGCATCTGAACACGAAAAGTCTTGCTCAGTAGGCAAAAATATTTTGACCGCTAATTTCACGAATTTTCCAAATTGCGCCAATTTATACAAATTTGGCCAACTGATCAAACGGGTCATTTCGATCCGCCTAGATTTGTGCAAGATGACCTGCCTTATTAAAATGCAAAAGATACGGCCTATGGCACAAACTATGATAGCGACCTATGCCATTTTTCATTTTTTTCTCATGCCTTATGGCGGTATCAAGTGGCGGAGAGAAATCTTTCTTGTGAACATCTTATATGATTCGGCGGTCTTTTGCGAGCAAAGATTCCTCTCCATCAACTGGCGTGGCGGAATGACAGAATCTCGCTCAGAAGGCTAAATTTTTGCGCTAATAACAAATTAGCGCAATTGGCTTAATTAGCGAAATTAGCGGTCTGGGTTTTTGTTGATGGTCTGAAATAATGGTATTACATGAAATCAAAAGAACGAATTTTACGGACGCTGGAACTACAGCCGATCGATCGGGTTGGCTGGGTGCCGTGGGTAGGCGCTCATGCGGCGCATTTATTGGGGGTGAATGCGAAGCGGCTGTTCACTGAAGCCGATGTGCTGGTCGAAGGAGTTTTGAAGGGCTACGAGCTGTATCAGCCCGACGGCCTGCCGACGCTGTTCGATGTGCAATTGGAAGCCGAGGCACTGGGCTGTGACATCGCCTGGTCCGATGAAAATCCCCCCGCTGTCGTGGGGCATGTGCTGGAAAAAGTCGAACTGAGCGAGCTGAAAATTCCTACTCCTGATCAAGGCCGATATCCGATGGCGCTGGGGGCGGCTCGAAGGATCGTTCGGGAATTGGGCGATCGCATCGCCATTTTTGCGCTAATCACGGGCCCGTTCACGCTGACGCTGCATCTGGCGGGGGTGAAGATTTTCACCGACATGTACGACCATCCCGATGAGGTCAAGAAGATTTTATCCTTTGCCAGCCAGGTCTGCGAGGCCACGGCTCGCTATTACGCCGAGACAGGCGTGGATGTGATCACCGTGGTGGATTCCTTGACCTCCCAGATTTCCGCCGAACATTTCAAGACATTCGTCACCCCGTTTCATCAGCCCATTCTGGAGACGATTCACCGCCTGGGCAAAAAATCGGGCTTCTTTGCCTGCGGCGATGCCACTCGGAATGTGGAGCAGATGGCGGCCATCGGCGCTCATTATTTCGGCGTTGATGAGAATGTCGATCTCCATTTCGCCCGAGAGGTCGCATTGAAACACAACGTGGCATTCGCTGGCAATTTGCCACTGGCATCGGTAATGCTGTTCGGCACGCCTGAGGATAATTATCAAGCCGCTCTGGACTGTCTCAAAGCAGGTGGGAAAAAGGGGTTCTTCCTCTGCCCTGGTTGCGATATTCCCTTTGCCACGCCGATCGAGAATGTGCAGGCGATTACTCGTGCGGTTCGTTCTAACGAGGTAGAAAGGCTGAAAGGGAATCAGTGGTCAGTGATCAGTGATCAGTGATCAGTGATCAGTGGGCAATGAGTTTCTTTTGCCATTTGGCGTTTTAGCGAAATTGGGATAATTAGCGGAATTAGCGGTTCATAGAGAAGCTATCAAAAAGAAGTCAGATTTATGTCAAAAAAAATATTCATTGAGATTGTAACGCTGGATTCGAGGGCGTGTTCGCCCTGTCAGTATATGGTCGAAATGGTCAAGAAGGTGGCGCTGCTGTTTCCTGGCCAGATTGAATGGAAGGAAAGCTTGATTAAAACGAAGGAAGGGATGCAGCGGATGAAGGAACTGGGGGTAAGCAAATTACCGACGATTTTGATCAACGATGTTCCCGAGTTTGTCAGCATCATTCCATCGGAGCATCAGTTGAAAGCGGCGATTGAAAAATATTTGCCCAGCAATCCAAGTTCGGAGGAGGTGATCGGAACATAACCATCAAATAAAAATAATTAAACTCACCAATTAAACCCTTTGATGCACAGCTAAAATGAACCAATGATTTTCAAAATTAGGAGATCAGAAATGAATCGAATTTCTACAAAATGGAGTCTTGTAACTTTTTTTGCCATTATGCTGCCATTGTTGAGCGCTTGTTTTACAATATTGGAAGTCGATCAACCTATAACAGTAGCGGTAAACGCACCGATAGAGGTGACGTTACAGGTTCGCACTGAAGGTACGGATGCCAACGCGCATTATGGGATTTTGGGGCTGCTAATACCCAACGATTGGAAGGTAGAATTGGTTACCTACTCGGGCGATTTTGGTCCAGATACTTGTAGCTTCCTCCACCCAGATAGTGTTGATGGTGATCCAGGCGGTCAAGTCGATTTTTGGACCGATTCGCTTGAAACTCGCTTTCCCAGCGGAGAAGATATGATGTGGGTGGTTTATCAAGCTAATACTCCATACGCCTCTAATCTTGACACTGGGTATGTGGACGTCGTCATTAAAATGACCACTGGTGCAACTACGGGAAATTTTAATCTCGGCTACTTTGTGACCAATGCCGCGCTTGACTTCACGGATACTACTTATTATGATGTTAAACTCGATAATCCCATTCAAGTTGGCGGCACAGGGGTAGCAAATCGCTCCGATGACATGATTCCCCAGTCGTTCCAATTGAAGCAGAACTTTCCGAATCCATTCAACGCTGCGACTCAGATCAAATTCGATCTGCCGCAAGCTGGCTGGACTGAGCTAAAGATATACAATCTGCTCGGTGACGAGGTTAAGACAATTTTAAGCGAGCCAATGAATGTCGGATCTCATGTGATTCATTTTAGCGCTGGAGAACTGGAATCTGGAATTTATTATTATCGGCTCAGATCAGGAAAGTTCTCTGCCGTCAAAAAAATGGTTTTGATCAAATGACGGCTTAGTTGAAATTCCAGAGCTATTTCATAAATTCAGCGCCTCAGCGCTCTGACATTTTTGATATTGAGTGCCCGAATACCAAAGTGAAGCTGTCGAGTTTTCTCTGAAGCTATCTGAATTACGATCATCGTTTCCGAATTAATCAGCGAATCAAAATAGAACCAAAAATTGTCATTCAAAAGTATGCGGTCAAATAAGTAATAAACCCGCCCATGTTCACCAGGTGGATGTGGGCGGATACCCTTGATATTTCGCCTAGCGTTTTCGCATTGCCAGTTTACGTCTCTTATTCATCGCAAATTATGCGGAATCGATTGAATAGGCTATTTCAATAAAAATTTATTTTAAATAAAAAAAATGTTTGACTTTTATTTTTATTTGTGTATATTATCATAACTAAAATTGCGAACATTAACTTTCGAATCAAATAATCAAGGGTGATTAAGATGGCTGAAAAAAAGTTGAATTCTATAAAAACAGAACCGATCCTAGGCACAAGCCCAATGGCGAAAAGTTTGAATCGGGCTGTTGCAAAGTTAGCGGAAAATGATAATAACATTTTTATTTTTGGAGAGAAAGGTACAGGAAAAGAATTTGTAGCTCGGCAGATTTATTTGCAAAGTGCACGTCGCAAGCATGAGTTTGTTGTAATTGACTGCGCCGCCTTAGGCAAAACAATTGCCAGCAAAGAACTCTACGGCGTTGCAGGACAAGTAAATGAAGCTGGAGAACCAGTCGTTGGTTTGCTCGAACAAGCAGATCATGGGGTTCTTTTTCTCAAGAATCTTGATCACATGAGCTCTGAATATCAGGAAGAATTTCTGAGGATCATTCGTGATAAGACGATACGACGCCTAAATAGCGAAGAGAATATCACTCTGGATCTCAGAATTTTCGCTGCCTCCGATCGAGAATTGAAGCACGATATGGAAATGGGTCGATTTAAAAAAGAGCTGTATTATTTGCTCAACACATTCACATTATATATTCCTCCGCTTCGGGAGCGGAAACAGGACATCCCAGAGCTATTTGCCTACTTCATGAAAAAGACATGCGCCGAACTGGGACGAGAGGAACCAGCCGTGCCTTCGGAGATTTTCGAATCACTGCTCGATTATGAATGGAAGGGAAACATTGGTGAATTAGAGAGCACGGTCCAAACGCTGGTGCAAATGTCACCGAAAGATCGGCTTTCCCCAGAATTTTTGCCCTTCCGAATTCGTAAGCACCCGTTGGATATCCTGGAGCCGATTAATCTTAAAGGAATTATCTCTGACATTGAGACATTCTTAATCAAAAAAGCTTTGCGCAAATTTGACGGCAACCAGGTTAAAGCTGCTAAATTGCTCGGCGTTCCAGAAGCTACATTGCGCTTTAAAATGAAGAAACATTCTATTTCAAGCCGCTAGCTCGTACTCGGTTCATGTTTGAAGATGGTTAACACCAGTTATACGAGGTAGTGATTAGCTGATTTGGTTTCCGAAATTATCGAATTTTTATAAAACAGGCGATCTGAAATGATCGCCTATTTTTTTATTTCATTTTTAGTATCTACACGCACACTTCAAATGAGAGTCATCAGCATATCCCAAGCTCACAAACTTTTGCTTGACACGGTACGAATCGATTACTGCACATGCAGAACCAATTCACAGAATAATACTGCGTGATAATTTTTTTAAAAAAGGTGTACACTGGTCATTGCGCGGATGGTAAGGAATGAAGCATCGTTACATTTTTCAGATGGACATTTTGAAAGAAAGCAGAATCTACCTATTAAAAAATTGATTCAATTTCCCATGAGCATAACAGATTTGCGACAATTATGTTAGCACGACTCTGGTTTGGTATTCGGGGACTGAGACGTTCCATCCTTTTTGTTGTCTGATCAAATCAGCGAATTGTTGGGCGACTTCGGGCTCACCATGAGTCACAAACAGTTGTCTCGGAGCGTTTTGAAATCCAGCAAGCCATCGAAGTAGTTCATCCCGATCTGCGTGGGCAGAAAAGCCAGTGATCTGAGCGATTCTGGCGCGAACGCGATAAAATTGCCCCAAGATCCGAACTTCCTCATTGCCGTCAACGATCTGACGGCCTAAAGTACCCATTGCTTGATACCCGACAAACAGCACCGTGCTTTCGTAGCGCTCAATATTTTTGGTCAAATGATGCTTTATTCGGCCTGCCGTGCACATACCCGATCCAGCAATGATGATGACCGTGCCGCGAATATGATTGATTGCCTTGGACTCATCGATGGTTTCGATCATTTTCAACCCTTTAAAAGCAAATGGGGACTCGTTCCGATGCAATAGTCGCAGCATGTCATTGTCAAATAGCTCGGGATGCATTTGAAACACCTGGGTCACGCGAATCGCCATTGGGCTATCCATGAAAACAGCCAAATGTGGAATACGATCACGGATCAGTAATTGATTGAGATAGTAGAGCACCTCCTGTGCACGCTCTACCGCGAAACTCGGAATGAGAAGATTCCCACCAGCTTTGTAGGTCGAAAGAATGATCTCCTCTAATTGATCAGCAATGTGATCCCTATTCCCGTGCAAACGATCCCCGTAAGTCGACTCCATGATTACATAATCTGCCTCATTGAAAATTGTTGGATCCAAAAGGATGGGCGTTTCCCATCTCCCGATATCGCCCGAAAAAAGAATAGTTCGGCTTTCACCGTCCTGCTGAACTCGAAATATCACATTGGAAGAGCCGAGGATGTGCCCAGCCTCATAAAAACAAGCTTCGATCCCATCCGCGATCGTTATCGGATTTTTGTATGCGACTGGCTGAAAAAACGGTAAAGTTGCCTCGGCATCGGCAATGGTATAGAGCGGCTTGACGGGTCGCGGCCCAGTCCGACCTTCCCGCTGATGACGTCTGATTTTAAAAGCGGCATCTTCTTCTTGAATTTTTGCGGCATCCAATAGAACGATTTTGGCGATCTCACTGGTGGCTTGCGTGCAATAAATTTTCCCTTTAAAACCTTCTCTGACCAATTTGGGCAATAAGCCGCAGTGATCCAGATGGGCATGGGTAAGCAAGACACCGTCCAATGTTTCTGGAGGGACATAGAATGAGTCCCAATTTCGCGTCAGGTAAGGTCGTTCTTGATACAAACCACAATCGATCAAAAACCGACTGCCATTGGCTTCAAGCAAATAACAAGAACCAGTGACGTTTTGAGCGGCACCAAGAAATGTGATCGCTATGTTCATTGTGCGTTCCTAATATCCTCTTTCATGCGCTTCATTTTTGAACAACCATTTTCAACTCATCTTCATCGAAATTCGATGATGATCGTCAATTCAAATATATCAAATTTAATTTTGTTTTACAAGCAATTTTTGAGAAGTACTACTCCTTCATTTTTTGTTGCACTTTAAGAGCAGATAAAAGCGATGCTACCAATGAAGTCAACGACTAGTTTTTCATTCAAATTTTTGCAATATTGTTCAGATGAAAAGCGCAATGGATCAATCAAAGTACTTTGCGCCGCCAAACTTTATTTCTCGATAGAATTTTATTGAAACTTTAATTAAAAAAGTTTATCTTTTCCCGTCGTTGGGGAATCATCGATTCAAAATTAGACCGATTTATGCGAGCCACTGAACCTGAATGGAAGTTTTCAGGGGCATAATGACTCTCTGCCTCGTGGGTAGAGGGTAGCCAACGGATATGATCAGTTCAATTTAGGCGGTAGAAGCGCAGAGATAGATTTCGAATGGAGGGAAGAATGGCACATCAAACCCAGATTCTGATTGTGGTCGTTGGTTATTTAACCCTGCTGATTGGCTGGGGAATCTATCAAGGTCGAAAGGTCAAAACTGATGTGGATTTCACGATCGCGAGTCGCAAGCTGCCAGGATGGGCGGCAGCACTATCTGAGCGAGCAACTGGAGAGTCATCCTGGTGTTTGTTGGGTTTGCCCGGAGCTGCCTATGCCACAGGCTTAACCGAAATCTGGACAGCGATCGGATGTGTCGTTGGCATCATCACTGCTTGGGCTCTAATTGCCTGGCGGCTGCGCGATGAAGCTGAGAAATATAACGCTACCACCTTTATTGATTATTTGGCAAAAAGGCATGGCGAGCTCGGTCGATCTATTCAAATTGTAGCAAGCTTCATCATCGTGTTCTTTTTCTTCTTTTATGTTGGCGCCCAATTCATCGGCGGCGGCAAGACGCTCTTCACCATGTTTAGAATTGATCCAATCCATGGAATGTTTTTGACCGCCCTGATCATCATCCCTTATACGATTTACGGCGGTTTTCGAAGCGTTGTTTATACCGATGTGATCCAGGCGATCTTAATGATTACCACTTTGATTGTTGCGCCGATAGTCGGTATCTTTTACTTAGCCAGCCACAATCCCGCTGACCTATTCGCCACAAGCATCCCTACTGCCCTGCACAAGGCTGGATCGCAATATGCCTCACTCACTGGTGCTGCATCTGGTTTTTCTGCTGGACTCATCATGATGACTGGTTTTTCTTGGTTTTTCGGCTATCTTGGTGGGCAGCCGCAATTGAGCATGCGGTTCATGGCGATCCGGAATCCAGCTCAGGCTAAGAAAGGCCGCAATATTGGCATCGCCTGGACCGTGGCTGCCTATATCGGTGCCTTATCTATTGGCTGGATCGGGCTTGCCATTTTTGGCCCTAATGGCCTTGCAGATCGTGAATATGTAATGCCATCGGTCATGCTAAAAGTGTTTCCACCTGCTATCGCGGCGGTTCTCATAACTGGCGCCATTGCTGCCATGATTTCCACAGCAGATTCGTTGTTGATCCTCTCTGCCTCAGAACTTTGGGAGAATCTGATTAAGCCACTGATCAAGCTTGACCAATCATCGGAAAAAGTCAATCTCTATCTGTCACGAATCCTAACAGCGCTTTTGGCGAGCGTCGCTCTCAATTTGGCATTTATCTCCCCAACGAAATTAATTTTCACCATCGTTGGTTATGTGTGGGCTGGCGTCGGAGGCACGTTCTCCGTAGTGATTCTGGCAACTTTGTTCTGGAAAAAATTTCACAGCAAAGCCGCACTTATCACCATGATCTTCGGAATGCTATTCACAATTGTTTGGATCAGCACTGGCCTCGACGCCAAACTGATGACCGCCCGCGTGATGACTTTCGTTGTCGCAGGGTTCGTCGCCATTATTGCCACCCTGGCTTTGGCACCGAATAGAACGACAAAGAATTGATTGTCAAAAAAAGCAGTAGAAGTTCAATTGCATTTCGAATAGAAGGAACCAATATGAAATCATCCAAGCTGACAATACTTGCCTTATTCTGGTTGTTGTTATTATCCCGAAATTCCGATGCCTTTTTAAAGACGCAGGGCAGAGAAATTGTCGACTCTTACGGACAAAAAGTTTTGCTGCGCGGATTTGGTTTGGGCGGCTGGCTGGTACAGGAAGGATATCAATTGCATATTCCAGGATTCGGTTCGCCCAGTTCAATTCGAAAACAGATCGTCGATCTCGTCGGTGCAGCCAATGCGGAGCAATTCTATCAGCGGTACATTGAAAAT
It encodes:
- a CDS encoding NPCBM/NEW2 domain-containing protein, encoding YQWAVDQRVRDKIKPRQLSQQALSEAKDASVYLSDFQPDSVNQWTGVPELDRNFWGRPFRIQGKEFKKGIGVFPNSELIYRLDGQWKMFSAIVSADLNPYCNLKKGDYRGGKIQFGVYGDGDELFASRVIDANSEPQEIEIPVAGIQTLKLVVRTQDWLPYFGQCGNWVRAKAVR
- a CDS encoding uroporphyrinogen decarboxylase family protein, giving the protein MKSKERILRTLELQPIDRVGWVPWVGAHAAHLLGVNAKRLFTEADVLVEGVLKGYELYQPDGLPTLFDVQLEAEALGCDIAWSDENPPAVVGHVLEKVELSELKIPTPDQGRYPMALGAARRIVRELGDRIAIFALITGPFTLTLHLAGVKIFTDMYDHPDEVKKILSFASQVCEATARYYAETGVDVITVVDSLTSQISAEHFKTFVTPFHQPILETIHRLGKKSGFFACGDATRNVEQMAAIGAHYFGVDENVDLHFAREVALKHNVAFAGNLPLASVMLFGTPEDNYQAALDCLKAGGKKGFFLCPGCDIPFATPIENVQAITRAVRSNEVERLKGNQWSVISDQ
- a CDS encoding thioredoxin family protein — translated: MSKKIFIEIVTLDSRACSPCQYMVEMVKKVALLFPGQIEWKESLIKTKEGMQRMKELGVSKLPTILINDVPEFVSIIPSEHQLKAAIEKYLPSNPSSEEVIGT
- a CDS encoding T9SS type A sorting domain-containing protein — encoded protein: MNRISTKWSLVTFFAIMLPLLSACFTILEVDQPITVAVNAPIEVTLQVRTEGTDANAHYGILGLLIPNDWKVELVTYSGDFGPDTCSFLHPDSVDGDPGGQVDFWTDSLETRFPSGEDMMWVVYQANTPYASNLDTGYVDVVIKMTTGATTGNFNLGYFVTNAALDFTDTTYYDVKLDNPIQVGGTGVANRSDDMIPQSFQLKQNFPNPFNAATQIKFDLPQAGWTELKIYNLLGDEVKTILSEPMNVGSHVIHFSAGELESGIYYYRLRSGKFSAVKKMVLIK
- a CDS encoding sigma 54-interacting transcriptional regulator, with protein sequence MAEKKLNSIKTEPILGTSPMAKSLNRAVAKLAENDNNIFIFGEKGTGKEFVARQIYLQSARRKHEFVVIDCAALGKTIASKELYGVAGQVNEAGEPVVGLLEQADHGVLFLKNLDHMSSEYQEEFLRIIRDKTIRRLNSEENITLDLRIFAASDRELKHDMEMGRFKKELYYLLNTFTLYIPPLRERKQDIPELFAYFMKKTCAELGREEPAVPSEIFESLLDYEWKGNIGELESTVQTLVQMSPKDRLSPEFLPFRIRKHPLDILEPINLKGIISDIETFLIKKALRKFDGNQVKAAKLLGVPEATLRFKMKKHSISSR
- a CDS encoding MBL fold metallo-hydrolase; the protein is MNIAITFLGAAQNVTGSCYLLEANGSRFLIDCGLYQERPYLTRNWDSFYVPPETLDGVLLTHAHLDHCGLLPKLVREGFKGKIYCTQATSEIAKIVLLDAAKIQEEDAAFKIRRHQREGRTGPRPVKPLYTIADAEATLPFFQPVAYKNPITIADGIEACFYEAGHILGSSNVIFRVQQDGESRTILFSGDIGRWETPILLDPTIFNEADYVIMESTYGDRLHGNRDHIADQLEEIILSTYKAGGNLLIPSFAVERAQEVLYYLNQLLIRDRIPHLAVFMDSPMAIRVTQVFQMHPELFDNDMLRLLHRNESPFAFKGLKMIETIDESKAINHIRGTVIIIAGSGMCTAGRIKHHLTKNIERYESTVLFVGYQAMGTLGRQIVDGNEEVRILGQFYRVRARIAQITGFSAHADRDELLRWLAGFQNAPRQLFVTHGEPEVAQQFADLIRQQKGWNVSVPEYQTRVVLT
- a CDS encoding sodium/proline symporter → MAHQTQILIVVVGYLTLLIGWGIYQGRKVKTDVDFTIASRKLPGWAAALSERATGESSWCLLGLPGAAYATGLTEIWTAIGCVVGIITAWALIAWRLRDEAEKYNATTFIDYLAKRHGELGRSIQIVASFIIVFFFFFYVGAQFIGGGKTLFTMFRIDPIHGMFLTALIIIPYTIYGGFRSVVYTDVIQAILMITTLIVAPIVGIFYLASHNPADLFATSIPTALHKAGSQYASLTGAASGFSAGLIMMTGFSWFFGYLGGQPQLSMRFMAIRNPAQAKKGRNIGIAWTVAAYIGALSIGWIGLAIFGPNGLADREYVMPSVMLKVFPPAIAAVLITGAIAAMISTADSLLILSASELWENLIKPLIKLDQSSEKVNLYLSRILTALLASVALNLAFISPTKLIFTIVGYVWAGVGGTFSVVILATLFWKKFHSKAALITMIFGMLFTIVWISTGLDAKLMTARVMTFVVAGFVAIIATLALAPNRTTKN